AAAGTCGCATCTGAAGTTTACATTCCTCAGGCACTTTTACCCAAATGTTGATGAGGGATCCTGTTTTCTCAAAAATGTAAGAAGGACTTGTGGGAAATGTTTTGAAGCAGAAAATCATTGTCTGATAGCTTGCCGAGTCCTGACACCTCTGTCATTTCTCACCCTTTAATCTCAAAGGAGTTTGCATGATAAAAATCATTGATGGACTTCATCTCAAGAGCACTGGTGGTTTTATGTGTGTTGAGCATGAAATGCATTCATACAAGGGAGAACATATTTAATTTCTGTTATTAAAGACCATTTACCACGATCCaaattttcattgtattttcacAAGCACAGATATGTGCTACAAGTGATGCATAAAATGGAAGTAAAATTATAAAAGGTTTCAGTATAAGATACACTGAAATTGAGAAATTACTTCGTAACTGACTAATAAAGTAACCAAGTGAGCCTGTCTCAGGATGAATAGTTTTGTAAGTGCTTCAGATTCAACTGCTTCATATTTCAATCATTTAAAACCACCATTATTACACAGGAGTCTCTATCAGCAGACATGGATTATAAGCCTTCTACAGAAGTTGACACGCACGACAAATTAAGaattgtgtttcttgttttaatCGTTATTATTTAAAGTTTCCATACATTCACATTCATTGTCGAACTCATGACTGATACAGTCATGTAGAAATAAAAGGCAATAAATCCCAAAGCCCGACAGAGGCTTGAGATGTAAAGAGGTTTGTTCCTTGAGATCAATAAATGATAAAAGGAAATGTTAAAGGCAGTGTTTGGGTGTCGTGGTGGTTGGAGCTGTCATGTTCTGCTGCTTGACTGATGCCTCCTGGAGAAACTGGAGAAAGAAGTTTGCCTGTTTGGTCTTAACACACTGGACGAGCAGTTTCTCGAAAAATGTAGTTTCTCCTAATGCAACTTATCATCAtgacttctgtgtgtgtgtctgtgtgtgtgtgtgtgtgtgtgtgtgtgtgtgtggtaaaggGCTTAGCGGAAGCATCAAGGAAACAAGGGAAACACAAGAAGAGAATCTGGTTGAAAATTTGCTCCGGCAACTTGAAACTGGTGGACGAGCGGACCGGGGTGAGTCACACCACTATTTCTCAATCCTGGTCCTGTTGTTTATGTTTTAGAAGCTTTGTTGCACCAAAACGTCAGATAGACAGTTGTTGTGGAGCTTCTTCAGAACTGATGTCAACACATCCCTCTTTGTCAGATGTTGTGTAGAtaatctaaaatataacagaCAGGGAGCCACAGAAATCAATTGATCAGTTTAGTGGTTGCagataaagtgtgtgttcatCCCATGCAGCAGCGGCCGCAGTAGCAGCAGCGGCCACTGTGGTTTCTCACTGCACTGAAGTAGCACCAATATCTAAAAAtatgtctttttatttcataGTGGGCGCTATAAAGCATTTCTCCTGCTTCTAGACACATTAGTTCATCACAGAAACTGATATATGAGTCCACTTAAGTTCAAAGGTTCACTTTATTTAACATTCACTCTCTTTTGTCTTTAAAATAATGACCTGcttattttgggaaaaaaaaaaaaaaaaggcctgagATGAGAAAGCACTATCAAAAGAgattcagctgctttcagaTGCTTTGCTTGAAATCTACTTTGGTAAAAGTGGAAGTCACCTAAAAAATatttacttaagtaaaagtcTTAAAGTACCTCATGTGAAATTTACTTAAGTATCAGTACAAAgacataaatatattttttctctCACAGACTTTGTGAAGCTTAattctccctccatccatcatttccCTTCATCTcttgctcctcctccctccttccctaaACTGAAGTCCACAAAACGCTGTTCATCTTCAGCAGGAGGATTAAtactgcagcagcacatcatcagtaggATAAAACTAaactgtctcacgacggtctaaacccagctcacgttctaTAGtgtgaacaatccaacacttggtgaattctgcttcacgatgataggaagagccgataCTAAAGAATCAAAAAGCGACGATGCTAAAATGGGCAGAAGGAACAATCAGCCACCACAAACTGTCTTATGGTTCCTTAAAtctcttcatgaaaacaaagagagagtATTTTTCTTAAAAGAGATCCAAATTTGTAACAGATTCTTTATAAACACTCTCCACCACATAATAATTTTCCTTTCCTGGAGCTGTGCATCGCATTAGTCATTTATCAGAGCAGCCATCAGTGAGCAGTTGGTGTTATGTGCTCCGGTACAGACAGTAGATGGCGCTGTGGCTCAGTTTGGATAATAGTGTGGAAGACAACCGAAGAAAAGTGGCGCTCAAAGTTTCTCTGCTGAAGAGCAGGACCTTGGGTGACTACTTTCCACTCCATTTTTGTAGAATGTAGTAGAAAGTACAGGTAATAACTGCAACATGTACTGGAGTAAAAGTATGCTCTATATTTTCTACTCAAGTAAAGTACAGGTATGTGATAAATGTACTAAAGTACAGTTGGAGAAAGCAGAAAATTCAAATCATAAAATGTTCAACTACACACTACAACAGACCCTTTGTACTTTCACACATGTTAAACACATGTatgtataataattaaagcagaaaaaatgTTTGTGGTGGAAAACTAAGCATCCTTGGTGTTTGATCGTCTTTCAGGCTGTTCTTCATGAACAGGAGAAGAGCAATATCAGCTCTTTGACAAAAGATGAGTCTGACCCCAGAGCTTTGGCCTACATCTACCAGCATAATGAGAGCTACATCCTCTTCTACATCAAGACAGCCAATCAGGTAACGGGACAGGGCGCTGAAGGAAAAACATAGGCATAAGGGAGCGGAcctggtgagagagagaagagagagagagagagagagagagaggagagagagagagagaagagagaagagtttGTTGTACAAAAGGTCGGTACAGTTTATAGTTGCAGCACTAATAGCACAACTGTTGACCATAAATAAAGTATACAAATAAGCTTGGTTGTAGagaggtttttttgtgtgtgttttttttgtgttaccaTGTACTCTGATGTGTTACTATAGCCTGCTGTATTTATTCACTCTTCTCTACACTTTGTCGACATTTCACTATTTTATGAATTCCATATAATAAATTATTTATAATGGTCAACATGACGTCATTGAGAAGATGAAAGAGTCAAGTCAATCCCTTATAAAAGTGCTCTATATTTATGCATTTTGGACAATTTGTCTTTTTCAGGCCGGCCCAGTTCTGGCGGACATTAACGAGATGTGCCAGAGTGTGGACCAAGATGCACAAGAATCTGCACCACCAGCACAAGTCAGAGAAAGCCAGACACATCTTTGTCAGAGCAAATTTGTGtttagtttctgtgttttcaaaactGTTCTTTGTCTTACAGAACATTTCCTTATTGCCTTTAAGTGATATCATGGCTGAGGTAAGTTAAACTTTCAAATGCTGCTGTTGGGCACAAACAATCAGTCATGGAGAAAATATTGATCATTTTTGTCAGGTTTGATTATCCAGGCCAGTAGGAAAGTCAGAAAACACTGTgttcttctttttaatctgcCAAATCTTCCAAAAATAACGCATTTTCTGTTCACTACGAACTACAAACATTCTAGTTGCCACTGCCCTGTGCTAATGACtatatttaagtttttttttttttgagataaTACGAATTTACCATAATACAATAGCTTCTTTTACAGAAGCAACATACATCTTTCAAGTTTTCATAAATACTAAATCTTTTTGTGAGGCTCaccatttaaatttaaatttaaattactTTCACATCAAACATTAATATCACATACAGGATATTGCTTCTTTCAGCACTTGTCCATTTTATGTACTAAAATTTGAAGAACTTGAATGTGTTTGTGACTCACTGACTGTGATTTGTCAGGGGTCTGATCCAGAGGCTGTGTTCAGTCCTCGGCCCGGGTCTTCCAACCAGGTAAAAACTAATCCCTAACGCTCATAAAGGAGACACATTAGTGTTGGACTCATTCCAGAATTGAAACACCTCCGGCTGTACTGAAGGAAAGATTTATtaccatgtgttttttttactttttgattaAAAAGGTTCAAAAATAGTTATTGTTTTTAGTATAGGTTGCGAATCCAGAGGAGAACTTATTCTTTAATGAAAATTGTTAGTCTCTCTGAGGAATTACACCAGTTTTGTTAACTTTGTTGGCATTATGTTTTCCAGTCTGCAGTCTCACTGTTtgataaaatataaacatttagaCCTTCTTTTTCTCAGCTCTCATCCCATAACGAACTGATGGAAGTGTTTTCCACCCCCTGGAGGACCCTCTCACACCCACTCAGACCTTACACGTTAGTCCAGGTTaggcagtctgtgtgtgtttgtgtgtgtgtgtgcattaaagGGCCTCTTCCTAGTCGTGTTTTGTGCAGCATTAACtgtgattttgttgttgttgttgttgattcaAATTTTAaagacagtcttttttttttttgtctctcagaGCCTCCACAGCAAGCAGCATAAGCCAATGCTCTCCACCTCACAGATCCTCTCTATGTACCCGACCCAGCCAGCAGGAGGCCCCCCataccctccctcctccatggcctGGGGCCAGCAGACGCTCATGGGAAACCCGTGGGCCGGCCCAGGCGGGGCCCCTTGGCCCACGCGCACCCAGCGTGTGTCCGGGTGGGCACCTCCCGGTGTCACAACACTCCCTGCAGCTGGACCTCCGCCTGGAGGTCTGGTGGAAGGtgctgcagtcagcagctccACTTCACCCTCAGCTTTTAGCCAGCCCTTTAAATTCCTACACTCCCGCTGGAACCGCAGGAGCCATGCCATCCGTACCCTTGAGCCAAAATCCTCTGCTGTGATGAGCAGGtgtgagaagaaaacatgcTCAATGTGGCTGTGAATCTCTGATGTATTTTCCTGTAAATCACTATTTCTTCTGTAAAGGCTGCTTTTAGCTCATGTGTCTCTTAAAAATTCTGATGGGTCTGTGAAAACCGTCTATGCTGTTGTGTGCAATGCAAAACCGGTATTTTCATGCAGTAAAGTGCAGAAGAGAAGGTTGCAGCAGTGACGTTAAACTGGAGAGGCACATGGCAAACttgatttcagatgtttttttaatggtttttttttttgtctacacaaacattgctgtgtaaatgttgtAGACAATTTGCTTATGCATTACGCTAACACGATAGGATAATAACCTCAAATAGACAGCAGATGTCATTAGTGGAAATAATAACAAGGAGTTCTGGAATCGGGGGTTATAGCCCTCACACAGTTCTGATTTCAACATCAAGGAGTCTGCCCGGGATCATAAAAGACAGGAATTTAGAGCACAGTCACAGAAGACGTGGGCCGTTTTCCAAGATCTCCATCTTGCAGATGCACTCCAAACACTCTGTTGAACTTTAAGATGGGTACATGAACTGCCAATTCATCATCTGCTCACTGAGtgctttgttcatttttttaagttgtgaCTGATGGCAAATTTTTTGTGCAATGCTTTTCACATACATCTAAACATTTGTACGGTACTGTATATACAGGTACATCTGAGTGGCTCTTCCAAGGaacctcacagtgagaacaaTAAGCAGACTGGTCAATGTACAGATTAGCTCTTTTTAAACTTAAAATACATAATTttgataatttttttaatcaaataaatgCACTTTTTCCATTAAATGCAAATTCATATTGATATTTAGGAGCTTAATTTGCTTGCTTCTTTAATCAGCTTACTCATATCTTTGGCGAGTTTAGTCTAAAAATCTAATAAAGTCATTGTCAAACATGTGGTGGTTATTTTTTCGGTTGCAGAATATCTGATGGTTTTGGGTTGTGAAGTTTATATAACTGCTGTTTGGAATCACTGACAATAAAGGCACAACTCTTCTGTCAGTTCGCTGCTTTTAATCAGAAATATGAGACAATTCTTTTTATATGGTCTACCATTTGTCTTACCTTTAAAAACTGCACACCGACAACAAGTGGTACAAAATCCAGTGGCTCATAAATAATCTgctatttattatttttcagtATTGATATTATCCATAATATAACTCTGACACCCCTCAGGGAAATGGAAGATGTCTGCTATTAGGATTTATATGAAGAAGTATTGATTTTACTTAACTAGTAAAATATGTAGATTTTGAATGATCTTTTGACCTTTCTTCTTCGTCTTTCCAATAAAGCACTTTGTGTATATAAATCCTTTCCCTTTGCTTCTTTGTTGACATGGCCTACCGTCGGCATTTACAAAACTAAAGAATAAAAGTAAGAGAAGATTTAGAAATCTTCCGGTGACACTAAGCAACGTGTGTCTTTCTGTTGAAGTGAAATGTGACGTCTTCTCCCTGAAGAAGTGAAAGATGCTTTTTGACTTCATGTTGCTATTTCTGCTGTGAATCCCTCGTTGTGTCACAGTCAGTCTTCCTGCAGGCCCACGCTCACTTGCTGTATTTCCTCATTCAATGTGAGTTTGGTGACACAGGACATGTCGCTgccagagcagcagcatcttTCTGGATACTGAGCTGGACATGGAGCACTTTATGCATCAGTAAGCCACCACTAAAGCTACAGACATGGTAAGAAACACCATTAGAAAGCTCTGTTCTCTCTTCTCAAATCGACCAGTGAATGAACCTAATACCAGGTCCCACTCTGAGCCTCTGCTTCTTCTCTTGGGGTATATGTTTCATTGTGGTCACTTCACAGCTCATCTTGATCACAGCTATGTTTATAATAATCTGGTTTTGTAGACAGACCACCAGCACATTTTACCTTTCACCATACTGAATGAACTCATTTCCTTCATGATCTATTTGTAACAGAGCTCACCGAGCCACATGTTTAAACCCtactttttttcatgtgtgaGTTTCACAACAGTACATCCACAAGTCATGTAAAACCTTCAAGTTTTCAGTCACATGTGTACTTGAAAAACTTTAGTAATTTTCTTTACttaccaaaaaagaaaaaagtttgagtttgaaagaaaatgttGTTGCTGCTGCGGATAAAAGAAAACTGTATTAAACAGCTACCACAGGTTAATGATTCACAGAGAGCTCTGTGTTGTTCCTTTCAGATTATCTGATCATGTTTAAATAGTAGACCGCCGGTATTTCCTGCTCATTTTGCATAATGAATTATGTAACGCTTACATTCCTGGActgttttgtgtgcagtgtTGGGACAGTTGTGACTTTTAAAATAGTAGTTGAACAATATGTTTATAAtaagtgtgtaaaaaaaaaccagaatatGTACTCATATGTTTTCATCTCTGCTCAACAATCAAATCAATTAATCAGCTATGTCACCTGCTTAATGCAGATCCACTGCTCATGTGCACCTTGGGCGAATAATCAGTTTGATGATACAGACCGTATTTCTctaatgcttttatttttatgaattttatttttttagagtGTTTTACACAGTTCAAGCTTTacttttaaaaactgcaaagaaaaaaaaacacactttcatccatttatccataTTCTAAAATGTTCTTCTCATTAACTTCAGAACTGAATAGATGCTACTCTAAGATGAAAATACATGTACATGTAATGCCCAAGTCAGGTTTGGGGCAGTGAGAagcttattttatttatgagagGGAGCAATTATAACCTAACAACATTGACAATATAGAGGCTTGTTTGGTGCagtaaaaaaaattcagtcttAGTAGAGTCACTATTCATTTAATAATACAGTATAATATTTACTAATATATTTATCTCAGGGTTCAAAGTGATGTTCTGACACGTCATGTCTTCAAGTCTCAGCTTTTCACGCAGCACTAGCAAagtttgacatttcttttttttaatctgcaacACACCTGCACCTTCTTACTGTAAGtacacgcgtgtgtgtgtgtgtgtgtgtgtgtgtgtgtgtgtgtggtgtgcgcgCGTGTTTTGTGgtaaagagaaagacaaagctTTTGTCTGCTTCCTTTTCTAACAGTGTTGGAGAGAAGTGATAAACATGTAAAGAGTTCATCAGACACAtagagagatgtgtgtgtgtgtgtgtgtgtgtgtgtggggggggggggggggggggggggggggggggggggggggggggggggggggggggggggggggggggggggggggggtggggggggggggggggggggggggggggggggggggggggggggggggggggggggggaggggggggggggggggggggggggggggggggggggggggggggggggggggggtggggggggtggggggtcgtGGGGGTGTAGCAGAGGTTGCATCTTATTGGTGCAGAGGTGACAGCAGAGGGAGGTTTCATGGTAACCAGTGCAGGATGCAGGCTGAGGTGAGTCCTGTGGTCACAggcacttcctgctcttcattCTCTGTTTGACTTGTTACAGCTTCATGCAAGATCACTTTAGTGTTGATATTGCTGCCAACATAAATATTGTTAATATGAATCCGGAACTTTTCCGATATTTGTCTCAGTTCAGGGCTTTGCTGTAAAATGTGCAAAGCTGAAAGATCAGCTAAAGTTGATGGGTCTGACCCCAAACATCATTAATTAAACAAAACCCAAACACCAAAAGACACTGCCCTCTGTCTGTGATGTAGACaccctgtttcagctcctgaatTAGAAATCTCTCTTTTCTCGTTAAATTTCCCTTTGTCAAGAACATTATTCCCACATTTCAACTATTATTACAGTCAAGtgtcaaaacaaacagaagaaacatgGGAAAAGTTGTGCTGACTATACTGAATCATGTATTCATGATAGACAGTCAGTGTGAGACACCAGACAGcaaatacatttcaataaatCACCAGAGTTTGGGATGTAGAGGCTGATCTCCAGATGAAGGGGTATCAGTTCTGCCTGACTTCTCTTCAACTGTAAATAAGAACAACCCAACATTTCCAATCAAACCAAGATTGTGAAAGAAATTATGATAAATCTGTGAAACAATAAGTAGACCAATCTTGAATAACATTTAGAGTCCCAATTTTATAAAATTGCTTCACGTGATGGTGATTATTGAGTCTTTCTTTTTAAGTTcaggttaatttttttttccccttcaccttaaaaaaaaaatacaaacttgTCATGCAAGTTGCTGCTGTGCTGAAGACGTGGCCATAAAGAATAGATCTGAGATCTCCACCGGGCATGTGGGGTTAATTAAAAGATTTCTCATGTCTCCCTCTCCACCGTCACTTCTACTGTTAACCAACCAGCTGTAATGTCTTTATCAGCACAAAAGGCAACATTAGCTGACCAGTGAAAACTTTCTCTGTGAAATGATAACTTGAAGGTCACGTGGTTATTTCATGAGCCTGGTTGACATGTTGTTTGCCATGATTTTACAATTATTTTTAAAGCCAATGAAGCCAATGGCCTCATTTAAAATCTCTCCTGAAATTAGAGTAACAAATCCACCAAGTCTCTGATTCAGAAATCTGCTCAGTCCGGCAAAAGCAAGCAAGCAACTTTATTTGTGTAGCACTTTAAATTGATCGTGGTGGAATGAAGTGCtttaaaggaataaataaagtttCAAAGTTCAGTACAGTGACGGTTACACTAGAACTGCAAAATGTTGTTCGAATAATTACCCTTTGGAGACAGTAGCAAGTTTACATAAGATAGTCATGATTTCTCAGCCACGtgatgcagtggttagcactctggcCTCATAGCAAGGCAGTTGTGGGTTCAATTGCTGGTCAGCGCTTGAATGAAGAGTCTGGATCCCATAAATGGTGAATGTCTCGCAGAACAGCTCTGTTGGATGAATGTctctttttaaatgaagaataaaaactaaaaaggaACTACAGTCCAGGCTGACAGTACCGTGGTGGCCAGCACTCGCTGTAAGGCCAGACGATCTTTGGTTCAAGTTCGGTCTTTAAAACTTTTcagtgaagtttgcatgttctccctgtgcatgtgtggagttGCTCTTGGTGCTCAGGAATTCTGCCACATTTATTGTTGACTCTGAAACTCCCCTTAAGTGTGAATGTGCAGGAGTGTGGCGCATACCTgaaggtcaccagtccatcacagagaaaacacacaccaagacagacatcctcacacacacacgttcacctCTGCAGGCAAAGTATCGTCACCACCTGACCTCaactgtgttttttatttaccaTGGGAGAAAACCAGAATCAAGAGAAATCTTGCGCTCATCCATAAAGGAATGTGTAACCTTCAGCCAGACATGATCTGGGATTTCGTCAATGTGAGAGAAGAGAGCTAACCACTACATCACTGTGCCACCACCTGAATACCCATCCACCATACACTAatgtaaaacatgcaaaattcacacagacaggcctaaccagtatttgaacccatggCCTTCTGATTGACGTAATCAAGTctttacacaaaataaaaacaaaacaataatctgaaaaaacaagctttttgtTCCTGAGGTACAATACAGAGGggcttgaaaaaggttgagaacAACTCTTTTTAAATAAGACGTCCCCCAACAAACAAATTgtaaacacaagcacagcaTGAGCCATACCAGCCGGAGCACTCCCAAGTCCCGGCACTCAGATAATCCACTTCATTAAACATATCTCACTATTTTCACTTATTATTAAGCAATGTTTTAATGAACATGTGCAATTTATAAAGATGGGATCACATTTTATGGCCAATTGTAAAAGAATAAGGAATGTCCACATTAAATTGCATATTTTCTTGGCTTTTTACAAATCCACAGTGTCTGCAACCAATCAAACAtccttttttccttcatttgctgttttcattaaaaatccaaATGATTACTGTAGTAAAGTATTGTGTAATTTATAATTACCGTGCATCCTCACCTTATGTCTGACTTCAAACTGCGATttgttatttatgtatttttattttttttttgtcaaacaggTAACGCTCACAGGGATAATTAATCAGCAAACATCTTTAACTAAGATAAAtagttaaaataataattaaattgtGTATTTCTGTCCATGCATGGAGATCCAAATCACCACAATGCACACCTCTTATTTAATCCACAGCACAATGATTGAAAATCAACTCGTTAGCTGTCTGTTAGCATTACAAATGTTCCAGAAAAGGGCTTAAATTGATTAATCCCCATTACACAATCACTGAAATGTCCTATGAACACATATCAGCAACAATAATTCTTCCCTGCaaaatttaatttttgttttgaatttattAATAACTGTAAATTCAGTCTAATCATTTTCTTGACGTTATAGTGGGAAGTTTGCATGCAACAAAATGACTTAACatgtctgtgtggatcaaaactaCCAGGAAACGGAGGTGTTGGTGCATTGTGCATTTTCAATCTGTAAAGATAGAGCAGGGTTTGGGGGTGTTGGGGTGGGGAGGTGCTGTGCTGCTGACTTCCTGCTTCAGAGGCGCTGCAGCTGAGTTTGTGTCCCTGTGCTGTTTTCAGCAGGACAGTGTTGATGTCAAGGCTCTGAGAGCCCGGTTCAACAGCAAACACAGCACCTCGGACACCAGCAGTCGAGACAGCGGCTCGCCAAAATCTCCCGGCCTGGATTTGGGAGGGCCATCCTGCCATGACAGAGAATGAGGTGACCAACAGATTGTCGCCCACACCGCCTCCCCTGTCAGCTGGCcctgctgcagtgaggcttcCACTGGCAGACCACTCCAAGTCTGCTTCCacacccagacctcctcccaGTTCTGGAGTCAGAGCGAGTGTTCAGCCAGGAGACATCAGCAAGGTCAGGCAGACAGGGGAGTTACTGCAAAACATGATGCTGAGGCAGCAGAAGACCCCGGGACCCAAGCCTGGACAGACTATGGCACCTACACCCCCTGCAGCTCCGCTTCCACTCCAGCAGCCTCTCCGACAGAGGAGTGCAGGTGACGTGACCCCGCTGAGGAGGCCTCTGCCTCCCGAAGGACCCCTGCCACTAAAGCCAAAACGGCCTCCTTCTGTCAAGTTGGATCAATATCGTTCGTTTAAGCGGGTATCTGTTCTTGCAAGAAAAGGTGATGGTAAGTTCCTGGAGCTTCCATTCACGTggtttgaaatgaaatttttgtttgtttgtttgtttttaaggaTTATTTGAACATTCTGCTTTGCTGGTTTTtctgatctaaaaaaaaaaaaaaatctgagaaaatTCAACAAAGAATTAAAATTTTCTTTATTCTTCAAAAGTATGAGTGTCACCATATGATGAGGCAAATCTTCCAAATAGCCAATACAACAGTTATACAGTCATAGTTTGAAGTCAAAAATGAACAATTACCAAGCTTATCTTTGGAGAAACAGGATGATCGTGCAAATTTCTCAGAGAAATTCTCTGAAATTTATTCAGCTCTCTTTTAGCTGCACTTAATTTCTGAGTCTCTGGCGTCACACTGTTGTGGTTGTTAGGCTGCAGTGGCTTGTTGGGAAGCTTGAATTCAGTTCTATCGTTAATTTACTGTTTCGTTCAGAAATCATGACCTGAGATTGATCGTCggatttttttcatctgttaaCCAAAGTTAGATAATCTTGTATAAATTAAATGTTGAAGGGCTTTCAGCAGTACGATAAATCTTGAGATTTCGTTTGTTGTCTATAAAACAAATGTGATGAACAAACTGGATTCCTGGTTGCAGCAGGAGGTGCATCCGGCATAAAAACTAGCCAAGTCTGCGGTGCATGAATGCTGCAAAAGCTTTCAGGGAAATCCCATTAAAAAGAAGCAGTCAAATCGACACTTACGATAATAATTCTTAACTGGGCCCACAATGTGCTTCCTAATTTGGAAATATGCTAATTTTAAAAAGACATTAATTGAAAACAGGTTATTCAACATGATTAGTGGAAAATATGTTAAAAGTCAAGTTAATTTAGTCATACAGCACGTTCGAAAATAAACCAGGCTGACCAAAGTGCTTTAACAGTCCATCaggtaaaataaagaaaagaaaagcatgacATAATCTATAAATAATTACTTCGAGTCGAGCAATACCGCATGTCATGGTGTCAATGCCTTAACTAAGTACATGTGTTTCTTGAGTAGACAGTTGAGGAATCGAGAGACCGAGCAGTTCTAATCTGAACAGGCAAGCTGTTCCACACACTGGGTGAAGGCACAGAAAAGGCAGGTTCACCTCTATTTCTGAGTCCGGATCAGGAAACGTATTGTTCGACTTAAGCGATAAAACTGGACACAAAAGCTCAGACAAATAAGAAGATGCCAAATCATTTAACACCTTaacaacaagaaagaaaatctttaaaaaaataacttaaacGAGACCAGAAGTCTGTGGAGAAAGGCTAAAACTGCAGTGATGTGCTCCTGTTTCTTTGTCCCTGTTACAAGATGAGCAGCAATTTGTACCAGCCGGAGTCGACAACGGCACGTCTGatcaaaatcaataaacagGGAGTTGCTCTCGTCTATCTAGATATTATGAAGACATGTAGGACTCTCTCAAAGTTGTTTTAGGAGAGATAGGTCTCTGATGAGGGACACAGGTAAAGAGCatttgcagtttcttttcactttcaatTAT
The window above is part of the Salarias fasciatus chromosome 23, fSalaFa1.1, whole genome shotgun sequence genome. Proteins encoded here:
- the LOC115382014 gene encoding disabled homolog 2-like, which codes for MDGCSTKRDRCTLTPSQPTLDFQTEAVMMETEQKAGNCPSPGQTAVKTWLPSNTRGVSSALSDFTSRFHGDGVRYKAKLIGMDPVPAAQGEKMCWESMMKLKGLAEASRKQGKHKKRIWLKICSGNLKLVDERTGAVLHEQEKSNISSLTKDESDPRALAYIYQHNESYILFYIKTANQAGPVLADINEMCQSVDQDAQESAPPAQNISLLPLSDIMAEGSDPEAVFSPRPGSSNQLSSHNELMEVFSTPWRTLSHPLRPYTLVQSLHSKQHKPMLSTSQILSMYPTQPAGGPPYPPSSMAWGQQTLMGNPWAGPGGAPWPTRTQRVSGWAPPGVTTLPAAGPPPGGLVEGAAVSSSTSPSAFSQPFKFLHSRWNRRSHAIRTLEPKSSAVMSRCEKKTCSMWL
- the LOC115382278 gene encoding wiskott-Aldrich syndrome protein homolog 1 isoform X2, with the translated sequence MTENEVTNRLSPTPPPLSAGPAAVRLPLADHSKSASTPRPPPSSGVRASVQPGDISKVRQTGELLQNMMLRQQKTPGPKPGQTMAPTPPAAPLPLQQPLRQRSAGDVTPLRRPLPPEGPLPLKPKRPPSVKLDQYRSFKRVSVLARKGDAPPRPADKWAPVPAVISPPNLPQRFTKPKPLPHQVASVDFEDEQDPYDDIASFDKSGSCSDNSSQCWDKDEHDDVYEFIDDDLWK
- the LOC115382278 gene encoding proline-rich receptor-like protein kinase PERK2 isoform X1, producing the protein MTENEVTNRLSPTPPPLSAGPAAVRLPLADHSKSASTPRPPPSSGVRASVQPGDISKVRQTGELLQNMMLRQQKTPGPKPGQTMAPTPPAAPLPLQQPLRQRSAGDVTPLRRPLPPEGPLPLKPKRPPSVKLDQYRSFKRVSVLARKGDAAPPRPADKWAPVPAVISPPNLPQRFTKPKPLPHQVASVDFEDEQDPYDDIASFDKSGSCSDNSSQCWDKDEHDDVYEFIDDDLWK